In Lycium ferocissimum isolate CSIRO_LF1 chromosome 11, AGI_CSIRO_Lferr_CH_V1, whole genome shotgun sequence, a single genomic region encodes these proteins:
- the LOC132037351 gene encoding serine/threonine-protein kinase RIPK-like, with the protein MTVMKIAWESLVPSCMKSHENPKKNNPKAKVPVTKQISFHGIPVSDISSSTISSDLSISLAGSNIHSFTLQELRVITQNFSTSNFIGEGGFGPVHKGFIDDKLRPNALKAQPVAVKLLDLDGSQGHREWLTEVIFLGQLRHPHLVKLIGYCCEEEHRLLVYEYMPRGSLENQLFRRFSVSLPWSTRMKIALGAAKGLAFLHEAKKPVIYRDFKASNILLDSDYTAKLSDFGLAKDGPEGDDTHVSTRVMGTHGYAAPEYIMTGHLTAASDVYSFGVVLLELLTGRRSVDKGRPHREQNLVDWARPQLKEPRKLRRIMDPRLEGMYSEEGVQKAALLAYQCLSHRPKARPDMSTVVKTLEPLKDYEDTSMVTFVYTAPTESKEVSEKYDQDQKEVKKESRSPHHHHYHQNQHHHHNNKHRRSTPSSPTIHSETAIHKRLTPNSPLHNGFKRS; encoded by the exons ATGACAGTTATGAAGATTGCATGGGAATCTCTTGTTCCTAGTTGTATGAAGTCTCATGagaatccaaagaaaaataatCCAAAAGCAAAAGTTCCTGTCACAAAACAAATTTCCTTCCACGGGATTCCTGTATCGGATATTAGCTCTTCTACTATATCGTCAGATCTTTCAATCTCTCTTGCTGGTTCTAATATTCATTCATTCACCCTTCAAGAACTAAGAGTGATCACGCAGAATTTTTCGACGAGTAATTTCATCGGTGAAGGAGGGTTCGGACCAGTTCACAAGGGATTCATTGATGATAAACTTAGACCTAATGCTCTCAAAGCTCAACCTGTTGCAGTTAAACTCCTCGATTTAGATGGCTCACAAGGTCATCGAGAATGGCTG ACTGAAGTGATATTTCTTGGGCAATTGAGGCATCCACATCTAGTGAAGTTGATCGGATATTGTTGTGAAGAAGAACACAGATTGCTAGTGTATGAGTACATGCCAAGAGGAAGTTTGGAGAATCAGCTATTTAGAA GATTTTCAGTATCACTTCCATGGTCAACACGTATGAAAATAGCTCTTGGTGCTGCAAAAGGTCTAGCTTTTCTCCATGAAGCTAAAAAACCTGTCATTTATCGCGATTTCAAGGCTTCAAACATCTTGTTAGACTCC GATTACACTGCCAAACTCTCAGATTTTGGACTTGCAAAAGATGGTCCAGAAGGAGATGACACACACGTCTCAACTCGAGTCATGGGAACACATGGCTATGCTGCTCCTGAATACATTATGACAG GTCATTTGACTGCAGCTAGTGATGTGTACAGCTTCGGAGTAGTACTATTGGAGCTTCTAACTGGCCGAAGATCTGTAGACAAAGGTCGTCCACATAGAGAACAAAACTTAGTAGATTGGGCAAGACCACAACTGAAAGAACCTCGAAAGCTACGTAGAATAATGGATCCGAGGCTGGAAGGAATGTACTCAGAAGAAGGCGTTCAAAAGGCAGCATTATTAGCTTACCAGTGCCTAAGTCACAGGCCAAAAGCTAGACCAGACATGAGCACTGTGGTGAAAACCCTAGAACCATTGAAAGACTATGAAGATACTTCAATGGTAACATTTGTGTACACTGCTCCAACAGAAAGCAAAGAAGTTAGTGAAAAGTATGATCAAGACCAAAAGGAAGTGAAGAAAGAAAGTAGAagtcctcatcatcatcactatcaccAAAATCAACACCATCATCATAATAATAAGCATAGAAGAAGTACTCCCTCATCTCCAACTATTCACTCAGAAACAGCTATACACAAGAGACTAACTCCAAATTCACCATTGCATAATGGTTTCAAGAGATCTTAG